In Desulfofundulus kuznetsovii DSM 6115, the following are encoded in one genomic region:
- a CDS encoding nucleotidyltransferase domain-containing protein, translated as MGNPIPETLLLQQCRDLIREVVPEAIVILYGSRARGDAEPDSDYDLLVLVKGQVNWQLEERIREKLYPLELNTGAAISLVVFSEDDWNTPLFRAMPFNQNVRREGMIL; from the coding sequence ATGGGCAATCCCATTCCCGAAACGCTATTATTGCAGCAATGCCGGGATCTAATCAGAGAAGTTGTTCCCGAAGCTATAGTAATTCTCTATGGCTCCCGGGCACGGGGTGATGCCGAACCCGATTCAGATTATGATTTATTAGTTCTGGTGAAGGGACAGGTAAATTGGCAGTTGGAGGAGCGCATCCGGGAAAAGCTTTATCCTTTAGAACTGAATACGGGAGCGGCCATTTCTTTGGTTGTCTTCAGTGAAGATGACTGGAATACCCCTCTCTTTCGGGCTATGCCGTTTAACCAAAACGTACGGCGGGAGGGGATGATTCTGTGA
- a CDS encoding HEPN domain-containing protein, which translates to MKEEIKQLALYRMSRAKEALDEAELLLSNGHVLTSVNRLYYACFYAVSAILLLKGYSSPKHSGIRSLFHQKLVKPGLVSLSAGKLYNRLFDGRQKADYADMVKFEAEDVAAWLGEARELVHEIDTLVTDEIKL; encoded by the coding sequence GTGAAAGAAGAAATCAAGCAGTTAGCTTTATACAGAATGAGTCGCGCAAAGGAGGCATTGGACGAAGCGGAGTTACTTCTTTCTAACGGACATGTCCTTACTTCCGTTAACCGTCTATATTACGCCTGCTTTTATGCTGTTTCGGCAATTCTGCTTTTAAAGGGTTACTCTTCGCCAAAACATTCCGGTATCCGTTCACTCTTCCATCAGAAGCTGGTCAAACCAGGTTTGGTCAGCCTTTCGGCGGGGAAACTCTATAATAGACTCTTTGATGGAAGACAAAAAGCAGATTATGCTGATATGGTCAAATTCGAAGCGGAAGATGTGGCTGCCTGGTTGGGAGAAGCCAGAGAGCTGGTACACGAAATCGATACACTGGTAACTGACGAAATCAAGCTATAA
- a CDS encoding ATP-binding cassette domain-containing protein, which produces MADVIEVEDLHYTYRDGTRALQGLSLSIPRGSRVALLGPNGAGKSTLLMHLNGLYLPQRGKVRVMGQDVNARTAREIKSRVGLVFQDPDDQVFSSTVGEDVAFGPVNMGLPAAEVERRVQESLAAVQMEAYRDKPPYHLSYGQKKRVAIAGVLAMGPEIIVLDEPMAYLDPQGKDTLLDILDRLHRRGTTILVATHDVDMAAGWADRVVIMKNGRTLAQGDPSLLVREDIIRQANLRFPLVAQIFRSLPELQLKTVPYTVEQAAALLKDILAGHRA; this is translated from the coding sequence ATGGCTGATGTCATTGAAGTAGAGGATCTGCACTACACCTACCGGGACGGTACCAGGGCCCTGCAGGGCCTTTCCCTTTCTATACCCCGGGGGAGCCGGGTGGCCCTTTTGGGGCCCAACGGCGCCGGTAAATCCACCCTCCTGATGCATTTAAACGGCCTTTACCTGCCCCAGCGGGGAAAGGTGCGGGTTATGGGGCAGGACGTCAACGCCCGCACGGCCAGGGAGATTAAGAGCCGGGTGGGCCTGGTGTTTCAGGATCCCGATGACCAGGTTTTTTCCTCCACCGTAGGGGAGGACGTGGCCTTCGGCCCGGTGAATATGGGCCTGCCCGCCGCAGAGGTCGAACGGCGGGTACAGGAGTCCCTGGCGGCAGTGCAGATGGAGGCATACCGGGACAAACCGCCTTACCACCTTAGCTACGGGCAGAAAAAACGGGTGGCCATTGCCGGGGTTCTGGCCATGGGGCCGGAAATTATCGTCCTGGACGAGCCCATGGCCTACCTGGACCCCCAGGGCAAGGATACATTGCTGGATATTCTGGACCGGCTGCACCGCCGGGGTACCACCATCCTGGTGGCCACCCACGACGTGGATATGGCGGCCGGTTGGGCCGACCGGGTGGTGATCATGAAAAACGGCCGCACCCTGGCCCAGGGTGACCCGTCATTGCTGGTCCGGGAGGATATAATCCGCCAGGCCAACCTGCGCTTTCCCCTGGTGGCGCAAATTTTTCGCTCCCTGCCCGAATTGCAGCTCAAAACCGTGCCCTATACGGTAGAACAGGCGGCAGCCTTGCTGAAAGATATTTTGGCAGGACACCGGGCTTAA
- a CDS encoding type 1 glutamine amidotransferase, giving the protein MLKVCHLYPDLLNLYGDRGNVMAYVRRCQWRGMEVEVYRINLGDPVDFQEMDFLFLGGGSDREQNLMAGDLEKRRELLQAAVEDGLVVLAICGGYQLLGRYYRTLEGQVIPGLGLLDFYTEAGRKRMIGNVAVELEIEGEPVRVTGFENHAGRTFLGQISPLGRVLVGYGNNGEDGTEGARYKNVFCSYLHGPLLPKNPRLVDYLISLALKRRGLPAELAPLDDRLERAAAEIMLKRLLK; this is encoded by the coding sequence ATGTTGAAAGTCTGCCATCTGTATCCTGACCTGTTAAATCTCTACGGGGACCGGGGCAATGTGATGGCCTATGTCCGCCGCTGCCAGTGGCGGGGTATGGAGGTGGAGGTATACCGTATTAATCTCGGCGATCCGGTTGACTTCCAGGAGATGGATTTTCTTTTCCTGGGCGGGGGTTCCGACCGGGAACAAAACCTCATGGCCGGGGATCTGGAAAAACGCCGGGAGCTTTTGCAGGCGGCGGTGGAGGATGGGCTGGTGGTGCTGGCCATCTGCGGCGGCTACCAGTTGCTGGGCAGGTATTACCGCACCCTTGAAGGCCAGGTGATTCCCGGCCTGGGTCTTTTAGACTTTTATACGGAGGCCGGGCGGAAGAGGATGATCGGCAACGTGGCCGTTGAGCTGGAGATAGAGGGGGAACCGGTGCGTGTGACCGGATTTGAAAACCACGCCGGACGCACCTTCCTGGGACAGATTTCCCCGCTGGGCCGGGTGCTGGTGGGTTACGGCAATAACGGGGAGGACGGCACCGAGGGAGCCCGTTACAAAAACGTCTTTTGCTCCTACCTCCACGGTCCCCTTCTGCCCAAGAACCCACGGCTTGTAGATTACCTCATTTCCCTGGCGCTCAAGCGCCGGGGTTTGCCCGCAGAACTTGCTCCCCTGGACGACCGTCTGGAAAGGGCAGCCGCTGAAATAATGCTCAAGCGCCTTTTGAAGTAG
- a CDS encoding Uma2 family endonuclease, whose protein sequence is MTYREYLQLPVDKRYELIGGRLYMVPAPSVIHQMICGSLEFILRWHVQENKLGVILDAPIDVYLTEEDVVQPDIIFISQERRHIIGEANIRGGPDLVIEVLSPSTAAMDQTVKKELYRNHGVREVWYVHPVAQTIEVCTFTPDGEKKELYARHDEKPFVSTVLPGLRLDLNRVF, encoded by the coding sequence ATGACTTACCGTGAATACCTCCAGTTACCCGTGGATAAGCGTTATGAACTAATTGGGGGGAGGCTTTATATGGTACCGGCGCCCAGCGTGATCCACCAGATGATATGCGGAAGTCTGGAATTTATTTTGCGCTGGCATGTTCAGGAAAACAAATTGGGGGTCATTTTAGATGCTCCCATTGACGTTTACTTAACGGAGGAAGATGTGGTTCAGCCGGATATCATTTTCATCAGCCAGGAGCGCCGGCACATCATCGGTGAGGCCAATATAAGAGGCGGGCCCGATCTGGTGATTGAGGTTCTATCCCCTTCCACCGCGGCCATGGATCAAACCGTTAAAAAAGAGCTCTACCGGAACCACGGGGTGCGGGAAGTCTGGTATGTGCACCCGGTGGCCCAAACTATAGAGGTGTGCACCTTCACCCCGGATGGAGAAAAAAAGGAGCTCTACGCCCGGCACGATGAAAAACCTTTTGTTTCCACGGTGCTTCCCGGCCTGCGGCTGGATCTGAACAGGGTTTTTTAA
- a CDS encoding CoA transferase subunit A: protein MAKKSKRMSIKEAVQLINDGDMITFSGFTIWRRPMAIVYEIVRQRKRNLHLIEVNSGTHGEILIGAGCVKVLETCWIGHELYGKVGANAARKLKSGELIVEDYSHVHMIMRFAAGAMGVPYLPTRASLGTDILNPEYDVLGKHGLRDGSNPRIPRRKFEFLTDPFFGEQGDIIHVPAARPNVCIAHVQQVGEEGTVRVYGQRYSDAEAIKAADKVIVVAEEIVPEEVIRQEPTANLIPHYLVDAIIEQPWGAHPTGCFGYYEVDGKFIRDFYSKTKTQEGFDAWAEEWILKVNSFDEYLYKIGFRRLDLLRANSSYKYSTRVKRGA from the coding sequence ATGGCTAAAAAAAGTAAACGCATGAGTATTAAAGAAGCGGTACAACTGATTAACGACGGTGATATGATTACCTTTTCCGGTTTTACCATCTGGCGGCGACCCATGGCCATTGTCTATGAGATAGTGCGCCAGCGCAAAAGAAACCTGCACCTGATCGAAGTCAATTCGGGCACCCATGGGGAAATCCTGATCGGGGCGGGTTGCGTAAAGGTTTTGGAAACCTGCTGGATTGGCCACGAGTTGTACGGGAAGGTCGGGGCCAACGCCGCCCGCAAGCTGAAATCCGGGGAACTGATTGTGGAAGATTACAGTCACGTGCACATGATCATGCGTTTTGCCGCCGGGGCCATGGGCGTTCCTTACCTGCCGACCCGGGCTTCCCTGGGTACGGACATCCTCAATCCCGAGTATGACGTCCTGGGTAAACATGGCCTGCGGGATGGCTCCAACCCCCGCATTCCCAGGCGCAAGTTTGAATTTTTAACCGATCCTTTCTTTGGTGAGCAGGGCGATATTATTCATGTACCCGCAGCACGGCCTAACGTGTGTATTGCCCACGTGCAGCAGGTGGGGGAAGAAGGCACCGTGCGGGTATACGGGCAGCGCTATTCCGATGCGGAAGCCATCAAAGCCGCCGACAAGGTGATCGTGGTAGCCGAAGAAATCGTGCCGGAAGAGGTTATTCGTCAGGAACCTACGGCCAACCTGATCCCGCACTACCTGGTGGATGCCATCATTGAGCAACCATGGGGTGCCCATCCCACCGGATGCTTCGGGTATTACGAGGTGGACGGGAAGTTCATTCGCGATTTCTACAGCAAGACCAAGACCCAGGAAGGCTTCGATGCGTGGGCGGAAGAGTGGATCCTCAAAGTAAACAGCTTTGATGAATACCTGTACAAGATAGGCTTCCGGCGCCTGGATTTGCTGCGGGCCAACTCCTCCTACAAGTACAGCACGCGGGTGAAGAGGGGTGCGTAG
- a CDS encoding CoA-transferase subunit beta codes for MRNNHSPAQPGEYKLIELLAVAGAREIQDGEVVFAGTGLPMLAVTLAQKTSAPRASIIYEAGSMDGRPAHLPSSVGDARCEYRASVSSGLLDVFSQLQRGVVDLAFLGGAEIDRYGNVNTTAIGGDYYNPAVRLTGSGGNPDINSLARRTVFIMVQEKRRFKEQVDYVTSPGWRVKKWPGGEWVTRQEAFGSVFRGGPVAVITSMAVFRFDEETGEMYLDTVHPGVTVEDVKNNVGFDLDVSRCRGETPPPTYHELYLLRNVIDPEGLFLGR; via the coding sequence ATGCGTAATAACCACAGTCCGGCTCAGCCCGGGGAATACAAGCTGATAGAACTTTTGGCCGTAGCCGGTGCCCGGGAAATCCAGGACGGCGAGGTCGTCTTTGCCGGCACCGGGTTGCCCATGCTGGCGGTAACCCTGGCCCAGAAAACCAGTGCGCCGCGGGCTTCGATCATTTACGAGGCCGGCTCCATGGACGGACGGCCGGCACACCTGCCTTCTTCCGTTGGGGATGCCCGCTGTGAGTACAGGGCTTCGGTATCCTCGGGCCTCCTGGACGTTTTCAGCCAGCTGCAGCGGGGGGTTGTGGACCTGGCCTTTCTGGGCGGGGCGGAAATTGACAGGTATGGCAACGTAAACACCACCGCCATCGGCGGTGACTATTACAATCCCGCGGTGCGCCTCACCGGTTCGGGCGGCAACCCGGATATCAACTCCCTGGCCAGGCGCACCGTGTTCATCATGGTTCAGGAGAAGCGCCGTTTTAAAGAACAGGTGGATTATGTCACCTCACCGGGCTGGCGGGTCAAGAAGTGGCCCGGCGGTGAATGGGTCACGCGCCAGGAGGCTTTTGGTTCGGTGTTCCGGGGTGGGCCGGTGGCGGTAATCACCAGCATGGCCGTCTTCCGTTTCGATGAGGAAACGGGAGAGATGTACCTGGATACCGTTCATCCAGGCGTTACCGTAGAAGACGTGAAAAATAACGTGGGTTTCGACCTGGATGTCAGCCGCTGCCGGGGTGAAACTCCTCCGCCCACCTATCATGAGCTGTACCTGCTGCGCAATGTCATTGATCCGGAAGGACTCTTCCTGGGCAGGTAA
- a CDS encoding MurT ligase domain-containing protein: protein MAFRLRLILAILVAKVIMWLVRLLGRGKGSSLPGMVALRICPGILPCLARQARRGVIMVTGTNGKTTTNNMIARVVREAGYRVVVNAEGANLITGVTAAFLKAASLSGRVDCDYALLEVDEASFPRVTRQVYPNIVVITNFFRDQLDRYGELDKTISLIREALVQLSGTRLVLNADDPLVAPLAASTGKEAFYYGLGEHHQVASFSTAAREGRFCPHCGRELVYVYYHYSQLGNYRCPGCGFSRPFADVEGTEVSPGSHRVSVRLRSPAGSCELVIPVPGLYNLYNGLAAFSAGLLLGVEPEVIISALAAYTPATGRMERFRYRDKAVLLNLVKNPTGFNEGLNTLLSLPGPVDVLIAINDNDADGRDISWLWDVDFEVLEEHHFRINFLVCTGQRGAEMAVRLKYAGVPLEKIVVEEMPRAVEHVLSGSGKTAYLLATYTALWPLERILSGYAKRENHVESLPSVS from the coding sequence TTGGCTTTTCGCTTGCGTTTGATCCTTGCCATACTGGTTGCTAAAGTAATCATGTGGCTGGTTCGCTTGCTGGGACGGGGTAAAGGCTCCTCCCTGCCCGGTATGGTAGCCTTGAGGATCTGCCCCGGCATCCTGCCCTGCCTGGCCCGGCAGGCCCGCCGGGGTGTGATCATGGTGACCGGCACCAACGGCAAGACCACCACTAACAACATGATTGCCCGGGTTGTTAGGGAGGCTGGTTACCGGGTGGTGGTTAATGCCGAGGGGGCCAACCTGATTACCGGCGTAACCGCCGCTTTTTTAAAGGCCGCATCCCTCTCCGGGCGGGTGGACTGCGATTACGCCCTCCTGGAGGTGGACGAAGCCTCCTTTCCCCGGGTTACCCGCCAGGTATATCCAAACATCGTGGTGATCACCAACTTTTTCCGGGACCAGCTGGATCGTTACGGGGAACTGGACAAAACCATATCCCTCATCCGTGAGGCCCTGGTTCAGTTGTCGGGGACCAGGCTGGTATTAAATGCCGATGATCCCCTGGTAGCCCCTCTGGCTGCCTCCACCGGTAAAGAGGCGTTTTATTATGGCCTGGGGGAACACCATCAGGTGGCTTCCTTTTCCACCGCCGCCCGGGAAGGGCGCTTTTGCCCTCATTGCGGGCGGGAGCTCGTCTATGTCTACTATCATTACAGCCAGCTGGGTAATTACCGTTGTCCCGGTTGCGGCTTTTCCCGGCCTTTCGCCGATGTGGAGGGCACGGAAGTTTCCCCGGGCAGTCACAGGGTAAGTGTCCGCCTGCGTTCCCCCGCCGGTTCCTGTGAGCTGGTTATTCCCGTGCCCGGGCTGTATAACCTCTACAACGGCCTGGCGGCTTTTTCGGCCGGCCTGCTCCTGGGCGTGGAACCGGAAGTCATAATTAGCGCCCTGGCCGCTTACACCCCGGCCACCGGGCGTATGGAAAGGTTCCGTTACCGGGATAAGGCGGTACTCTTAAACCTGGTCAAAAACCCCACCGGGTTTAACGAGGGGTTAAACACCCTGCTTTCCCTTCCCGGGCCGGTGGATGTACTCATCGCCATTAATGATAACGATGCCGACGGCCGGGACATCTCCTGGTTGTGGGACGTGGATTTTGAGGTTCTGGAGGAACACCACTTCCGCATAAACTTCCTGGTTTGCACCGGGCAAAGGGGGGCGGAAATGGCCGTCAGGCTGAAATATGCCGGGGTGCCCCTGGAGAAGATTGTGGTGGAGGAAATGCCGCGGGCCGTGGAGCACGTTTTGAGTGGCTCCGGAAAAACGGCCTATCTTTTGGCTACCTACACGGCCCTGTGGCCTCTGGAAAGGATTTTGAGCGGCTATGCAAAAAGGGAGAATCATGTTGAAAGTCTGCCATCTGTATCCTGA
- a CDS encoding helix-turn-helix domain-containing protein, whose protein sequence is MIWSMLTEREIEAMPAFLTVEEVAGVLRLKRSTAYEYVRQGIIPGIRLGSFIRVPKARLIEWMKADRQETSGRTANF, encoded by the coding sequence GTGATTTGGTCCATGCTCACCGAGCGGGAAATTGAAGCCATGCCCGCTTTCCTCACCGTGGAAGAAGTAGCCGGAGTCCTGAGACTCAAACGGTCTACGGCTTACGAGTACGTGCGGCAGGGAATTATCCCCGGTATCCGCCTGGGCAGTTTCATCAGGGTGCCCAAGGCGCGGCTTATCGAGTGGATGAAAGCGGACAGGCAGGAGACGAGCGGGAGGACGGCGAATTTCTAA
- a CDS encoding MBL fold metallo-hydrolase has translation MLPLHRIVVPTPYAVGPVNAYLIASRPYTLVDPGPDTGEAREVLEKELNRLGVPLAEIERILLTHFHSDHSGLAQWINSLTGAKIYIHPFDLKKLSGKNDFIGERMPFVLEAGTPAEIIAEVLKDGDKLPRPFVPPGGAIIATDGTEIPFEGGSLKALHFPGHATGHLCFYDPAGKNLISGDFLLPRITPNPFLEPDPVHPSRRAPSLRHYLQGLDRLTSIDIKRVWPGHGEVIDDYRQVVAMVREHHQARFNALVDLLRKYGPCTAFELSRITYPDLKGFNIFLGLSEVQAHLDVLVEEGRVEVEKKDGVAYYFL, from the coding sequence TTGTTACCGTTACACAGGATAGTGGTGCCCACCCCTTACGCGGTGGGACCGGTCAATGCCTATCTCATCGCCTCACGACCCTATACCCTGGTGGATCCAGGGCCCGATACCGGCGAGGCCAGGGAAGTATTGGAGAAAGAACTGAACCGTTTGGGTGTTCCCCTGGCCGAAATTGAACGGATTCTGCTGACCCATTTCCATTCCGATCACAGCGGCCTGGCCCAATGGATAAACTCCCTGACGGGGGCAAAGATATATATCCATCCCTTTGATTTAAAGAAACTAAGCGGTAAAAATGATTTTATCGGGGAGAGGATGCCCTTTGTCCTGGAGGCCGGTACCCCGGCGGAGATCATAGCGGAAGTTCTCAAGGACGGGGATAAGCTCCCCCGGCCCTTTGTGCCGCCCGGGGGTGCCATAATCGCCACTGACGGCACGGAAATACCCTTTGAGGGCGGGAGTTTGAAGGCGCTCCATTTTCCGGGCCATGCCACCGGGCACCTGTGTTTTTACGACCCGGCAGGGAAAAACCTGATCTCCGGCGATTTTTTGCTGCCCCGTATTACCCCCAACCCGTTTCTGGAGCCCGATCCCGTTCACCCCAGTCGCCGGGCACCCAGCCTGCGCCACTACCTGCAGGGGTTGGACAGGCTGACGTCCATAGACATCAAGCGGGTGTGGCCGGGGCACGGGGAAGTCATAGACGACTACCGGCAGGTGGTGGCCATGGTGCGGGAACACCACCAGGCCCGTTTCAACGCCCTGGTAGACCTGTTGCGCAAGTACGGGCCATGCACCGCCTTTGAGCTTTCCCGGATCACCTATCCTGATTTGAAGGGGTTCAACATCTTTTTAGGACTTTCGGAAGTACAGGCCCACCTGGACGTACTGGTGGAAGAAGGCCGGGTGGAAGTGGAGAAGAAGGACGGCGTGGCGTATTATTTCCTCTAA
- a CDS encoding acetyl-CoA C-acetyltransferase yields MRETVIVSAARTPFGKLGGVLAPLTAVQLGGMVIKEAIQRAGINGDQVENVIMGQVLQGGCGQIPSRQATRLAGLPWEVPSETINKVCASGLRAVTLGDQIIRAGDADIIVAGGMESMSNAPYFVHARWGLRMGDTRFVDLMVHDGLWCAFYNRHMAIHGGEVAREYGISREEQDEWALRSHRLAIAAMDGGRLKEEIVPVAVPQKKGDPKVVDTDEAPQRDTSLEALRRLPPVFDPNNTVTAGNAPGVNDGAGALVLMSREKAHELGIKPLATILGHASVSQDAKYIATVPGLSINKLLAKKGLPVDAIDLFEVNEAFAAVVLVSAKIANLPKDKINVNGGAVAFGHPIGASGARILMTLIYELRRRGGGLGIAAICSGAAQGDALLVRVDD; encoded by the coding sequence GTGCGGGAAACGGTAATCGTCAGTGCAGCCAGGACGCCCTTTGGAAAGCTGGGCGGTGTTCTGGCCCCTCTCACTGCCGTCCAGCTGGGGGGTATGGTGATTAAAGAAGCCATCCAGCGGGCGGGCATCAACGGGGACCAGGTGGAAAACGTGATCATGGGGCAGGTGCTGCAGGGCGGCTGCGGCCAGATTCCCTCCCGCCAGGCCACCCGGCTGGCGGGGTTGCCCTGGGAGGTGCCCTCGGAAACCATAAACAAGGTCTGTGCCTCCGGCCTGCGGGCGGTAACCCTGGGCGACCAGATCATCCGGGCCGGCGACGCCGACATCATTGTTGCCGGCGGCATGGAAAGCATGAGCAACGCGCCCTACTTTGTGCACGCCCGCTGGGGCCTGCGCATGGGTGACACCAGGTTTGTCGACCTGATGGTCCACGACGGCCTGTGGTGCGCCTTTTACAACCGGCACATGGCCATCCACGGCGGCGAAGTGGCCAGGGAATACGGCATCTCCCGGGAAGAACAGGACGAATGGGCCCTGCGCAGCCACCGGCTGGCCATCGCGGCCATGGACGGCGGGCGGCTGAAGGAAGAAATTGTGCCCGTGGCCGTACCCCAGAAAAAGGGCGACCCGAAAGTGGTGGACACGGACGAAGCGCCCCAGCGGGATACCAGCCTGGAGGCCCTGCGCCGCCTGCCGCCGGTTTTCGACCCCAACAACACGGTTACGGCGGGCAATGCCCCGGGGGTCAACGACGGGGCGGGGGCTCTGGTGCTGATGTCCCGGGAAAAAGCACACGAGCTGGGCATAAAACCCCTGGCCACCATCCTGGGGCATGCCTCGGTTTCCCAGGATGCCAAATACATTGCCACCGTACCGGGTTTGTCCATCAACAAACTGCTGGCCAAAAAGGGACTCCCGGTGGACGCCATTGACCTTTTTGAAGTGAACGAAGCCTTTGCCGCCGTGGTCCTGGTCAGTGCAAAGATTGCCAATTTACCGAAAGACAAAATAAATGTGAACGGTGGCGCGGTGGCCTTCGGCCATCCCATTGGCGCCAGCGGCGCCCGCATCCTGATGACACTCATCTATGAACTTCGCCGGCGGGGCGGCGGTCTGGGCATTGCGGCCATCTGCAGCGGCGCCGCCCAGGGCGATGCCCTGCTGGTGCGGGTAGATGACTAG
- a CDS encoding RidA family protein: MEKEIVCTDRAPAAIGPYSQAIKAGGFVFVSGQIPIDPVTGKVVEGDIKVQTRQVLNNLREVLAAAGTSLERVVKATVFITDVNDFPGLNEVYAEFFARSAPARSCVAVSRLPKDVLVEIEAIALL; the protein is encoded by the coding sequence ATGGAGAAGGAAATAGTGTGCACCGACAGGGCTCCGGCCGCCATAGGACCATATTCGCAGGCCATTAAAGCCGGTGGATTTGTATTCGTCTCGGGCCAAATTCCCATCGACCCGGTTACAGGTAAGGTGGTGGAGGGGGACATTAAAGTTCAAACCAGGCAGGTGTTGAACAACTTAAGAGAGGTGCTGGCGGCGGCAGGCACTTCCCTGGAGCGGGTGGTAAAGGCTACCGTGTTTATCACCGATGTGAATGACTTTCCCGGGCTAAACGAAGTGTACGCTGAGTTTTTTGCCCGGAGTGCGCCCGCTCGCTCATGTGTGGCCGTATCGCGCTTGCCAAAGGATGTGCTGGTGGAGATTGAAGCCATCGCTCTCCTGTAG
- a CDS encoding acyl-CoA dehydrogenase, translating to MTLDFDLTEEQLMIRDTVRKLAQNEFAPRAAEIDKEHRFPRENLKKLAELGLMGIPIPEEYGGAGCDFLSYIMAIEEISRACASTGVILAVHTSLGCFSLLYHGTEEQKKKYLTKLATGEWLGAFALTESNAGSDPSNLSTSARLEGDHYIVNGSKIFITSGGEADLYVTFVRTGPGRGHKGITCLLIEKDTPGFTIGKVEEKMGLNGSRTTELIFDNARVPRENVLGQEGEGFKVAMALLDGGRIGIGAQGLGIAQAAFDVALEYSRQRVQFGRTIAEFQAIQFMLADMATRIDAARLLVYRAARLKDKGLPHSKEASMAKMYATDTAMFVTTNAVQILGGYGYCKEYPVERYMRDAKITQIYEGTNQIQRLVIAKNLLRG from the coding sequence ATGACCCTGGACTTTGACCTTACCGAAGAACAACTGATGATCCGCGATACCGTGCGCAAACTGGCCCAGAACGAGTTTGCCCCCCGGGCGGCGGAAATCGACAAAGAACACCGCTTCCCCCGGGAGAACCTGAAAAAGCTGGCCGAGCTGGGCCTGATGGGCATACCCATACCCGAAGAATACGGCGGTGCCGGGTGCGACTTTCTCTCATATATCATGGCCATAGAAGAAATCTCCCGGGCCTGCGCCTCCACCGGCGTAATCCTGGCGGTACACACCTCTTTAGGGTGCTTTTCCCTCCTCTATCACGGCACGGAAGAACAAAAGAAAAAATATCTGACCAAACTGGCTACCGGCGAGTGGCTGGGTGCCTTTGCCCTTACCGAATCCAACGCCGGTTCGGACCCCTCCAACCTGTCCACCAGCGCCCGGCTGGAAGGCGACCACTATATTGTCAACGGCAGCAAGATCTTCATCACCAGCGGCGGAGAAGCGGACCTCTACGTCACCTTCGTACGCACCGGCCCGGGCAGGGGGCACAAGGGAATCACCTGTCTTTTAATCGAGAAGGATACCCCGGGCTTTACCATTGGCAAAGTGGAGGAAAAGATGGGTCTCAACGGTTCCCGGACCACGGAGCTGATCTTTGACAATGCCAGGGTGCCCCGGGAGAACGTGCTGGGCCAGGAAGGCGAAGGCTTCAAGGTGGCCATGGCCCTTCTGGACGGCGGCCGCATCGGTATCGGCGCCCAGGGGCTGGGCATTGCCCAGGCGGCCTTTGACGTGGCCCTGGAGTATTCCAGGCAGCGGGTGCAGTTTGGCCGTACAATAGCGGAATTCCAGGCCATCCAGTTCATGCTGGCCGACATGGCCACCCGGATCGATGCCGCCCGGCTGCTGGTTTACCGGGCGGCCCGGCTGAAAGACAAAGGGCTGCCCCACTCCAAGGAAGCCTCCATGGCCAAGATGTATGCCACGGACACGGCCATGTTCGTCACCACAAATGCGGTACAGATCCTGGGCGGTTACGGCTACTGCAAGGAGTACCCCGTGGAGCGGTACATGCGCGATGCCAAGATCACCCAGATCTATGAGGGCACCAACCAGATACAGCGGCTGGTCATTGCCAAAAACCTGTTGCGGGGCTAA